In the Natrinema sp. CBA1119 genome, TCCTGGGTCGGGTGGCCGGTGTCGGCGTACTGCTGGACGTTCGCGCCGTCGCTCGTCTCCGCGTTCGCGACTTCCAGCAGCTTTCCGCTGTTGACGTTCGTGAGCCGGTAGGTCCCCTCGGAGATTTCCGCGCCCGACCCGCCACCGCCGCCACTGCCGCCGCGGTCGACGGCGGGTGCGAAGTTACTGAGGTACGCCTGCCCGAAGCCGGTACTCGCCTTGTAGGTGGTGTGGCTGCCGACGGAGCCACTGACGTCGACGTCCGCGTAGTTCGAGGGCAGCGAGCCGCCGCCCCAGCCACAGTCGGCCGGCCCGCTACCGAGTCGTGCAATGGAGTCGTTCGTCGAGTAGTAGTTCCCGGAGAAGTTCGCCACGTTCTCGATCGCCGTGTGGAACGCGGACCCTTCGCAGGGCGCGTCGGTGACCTCGTAGGAGCCGATCGTGTCGGCGTTTGCCACCCGGAAGCGACCCTCGGCTGCGGCCAGGAACTCGAACGTGACGATCCCGCCCATCGAGTGGCCGAGGATCCGGATCGTCGTGCCGGGGTTCGCCTGGATGTACCCCTCCATCCAGTCGGCGAAGTCCGCGCCCTGCTGGCGGGCGCTGGACTCGGCCGAACTGGGGAGCCCGCTGTCGTCCCAGGTGACCGCGGTCACCGTCTCGGTGTTGCCCAGTTGGCGGAGCGTGTCCTGAAGCGTCTGCGACTGGCTGACGCTGGCCGACGACCCGGTGTAGCCGTGGACGTTGAAGATCACCTCGTCCTCGCCCTGCGGTGCCGCCGACACCGGCGGGATTCCGCCCCGCAGGTCGACCTCCATGATGTTGTCGGTGTCCGCGGCGGCCGACCCCGCTGTGGTGCCGACCCCTACGGCCGCGATGGCGGTCGTTGCGGTGGACTTGAGGAGCGTTCGTCGATCGATCGAATGCGATTCGTCGGGGGTGTGCTTGTCTGACATGCGACGCTTTCTCATTTCGGTACGAGCCGATTGGTTCTTCCCCCGCTCTTCTGAGCACATTCAAGGCCCATATGATGAAATATTAGGGATTGGTCCCCCTCTATCAACACCTCCGATTACCAGTTGCCGGTCGAGCAGGAGCGACGGGTGAGCATCGCTGCTGGTCGGCGTACCTGAATGACCGAAACTGACGGCTGCTCGCCGTCGGCTACCGGAAAAACGAGTGTGTCAAGTTCAAGCAGTTGGTCGGTACGCCCTGAAATCAGTGCAGTCTACCGGGAGTTAGAAGTCGAACCAGCCGCCGTCATCGCCGCCGTCGCCACCGCCGCTGCTGGAACAGGAACCGGCGTTGATCGCATCGGCGAGGTCCGAACCGACGGCATCGTCACCCAGATACGCGAGGTGGCTGCCGACGCTATAGGTTACGTCGATGTCGCTGTAGTTCGCCCCAGGATTGCAGCCCGCACCCTCGGTCCCGAGAGCGGTATCGCCCCAGCCGCCGTAGGCGGAGCCGACGGTCGAGTCGCTCTGGGAGTGGTAGTTGCGAACCTCGCAGGCGTTGCTGAGCCCCGGGTTCCACGGGTCGCCACAGATCTCGGAGCCGTCGGCGGCCGCGCCGAGTCCCGCGACGGTCTCGATTTCGTAGCCGCTACTGAGCTTTGTCGCGGTCCAGTAGACACAGCGCCCACCCAGCGAGTGACCGACGAGGCGGATGTTCCCGCCGCCGGCGTCGTAGAACTCCTCGACGAGGCCGGCGACGACCTCGCCGACGTCCTCGGTATCGGCCTCGGCACCGATGAAGTTGAGCGTGGTCCCGGGCCACTCGATGGCCACGGTCTCGTCCGGTGAATAGCCGCCGGACTCGAGGGAGTCTTGCACGTCGGTGGTCTGGCTCTCGACGGTGCTATCGCCAAACCAGCCGTGAATGAACACGAGCACTTCGTCCGCGACGGGGATGCTGCCGTCGGCGCTCCAGCCGAAGAGGCCGTCGTCGACTTCGATCACTTCGGGGCCGCCAAGGAACTGTGCGGACGCAGAGCCGGACGCCGCGGCGAGACCCGCGCCGCCGACGATGGTCGTTCCGGTGGCCTTCAGGAGGGTTCGTCGGTCGGTCGTCGATTCGTCGGTTGCCGGCTGTTCGCCGAGGTTGTCGTTGTCTGTCATGCGACGTGCAGTGGTATCACATGATAGATGATGCAATTTTCTCTTCTATATGGAGCGTGTTTAAAACAATACCGAGAGCGGTCTATGGCTGGAATGGTACCGTTCAGGCGAACGCGTTTCGGAACGATCCGATCCCGACCGCTCTCGGCGGAACGCGTCGCGTCGAAATGTGTCGCGTTTCCGGTGCGCGCTTTCG is a window encoding:
- a CDS encoding RICIN domain-containing protein; translated protein: MSDKHTPDESHSIDRRTLLKSTATTAIAAVGVGTTAGSAAADTDNIMEVDLRGGIPPVSAAPQGEDEVIFNVHGYTGSSASVSQSQTLQDTLRQLGNTETVTAVTWDDSGLPSSAESSARQQGADFADWMEGYIQANPGTTIRILGHSMGGIVTFEFLAAAEGRFRVANADTIGSYEVTDAPCEGSAFHTAIENVANFSGNYYSTNDSIARLGSGPADCGWGGGSLPSNYADVDVSGSVGSHTTYKASTGFGQAYLSNFAPAVDRGGSGGGGGSGAEISEGTYRLTNVNSGKLLEVANAETSDGANVQQYADTGHPTQEWVVSDNGDGTYTFENANSGKFLEVANAETSDGANVQQYVDTGHPTQDWIVLDNGDGTYTIENANSGKVADVFESSTADGANVVQWSSNGGPQQRWTLEQI
- a CDS encoding triacylglycerol lipase, which encodes MTDNDNLGEQPATDESTTDRRTLLKATGTTIVGGAGLAAASGSASAQFLGGPEVIEVDDGLFGWSADGSIPVADEVLVFIHGWFGDSTVESQTTDVQDSLESGGYSPDETVAIEWPGTTLNFIGAEADTEDVGEVVAGLVEEFYDAGGGNIRLVGHSLGGRCVYWTATKLSSGYEIETVAGLGAAADGSEICGDPWNPGLSNACEVRNYHSQSDSTVGSAYGGWGDTALGTEGAGCNPGANYSDIDVTYSVGSHLAYLGDDAVGSDLADAINAGSCSSSGGGDGGDDGGWFDF